The Gillisia sp. Hel_I_86 genome has a segment encoding these proteins:
- a CDS encoding (Fe-S)-binding protein, giving the protein MQIIAQIAFLIVLVAGIAFFTRNIRRVIRNVKLGRKVDRSDNPGERFAKMARVALGQSKMVKKPFAGFLHIIVYLGFIIINIEVLEIIIDGVFGTHRILSFLGFGYNFLIGSFEILALMVLLGVTIFWLRRNVSNIYRFLGNELKGWPKNDANYILYFEMVLMILFLTMNAADYQLQLNGADHYAQNAGIAGSFPISQYLLPWFEGFSNATLIIIERTTWWLHIVGILIFLNYLYYSKHLHILLAFPNVYLSKLTPQGKFDNLEAVTNEVKLMMDPDADPYAMPAEGAEDEAPEKFGASDVVDLNQVQLLNAYTCTECGRCTAECPANQTGKKLSPRKVMMDTRDRLEEVGNIINEKGSFEDDGKQLLDNYILREELWACTTCNACVEACPIGIDPLSIILDMRRYLVMEQSAAPLDLANAMTNIENNGAPWPYNQMDRLNWANEN; this is encoded by the coding sequence ATGCAAATTATCGCTCAAATTGCCTTTCTAATTGTGCTTGTGGCAGGGATCGCATTTTTTACCAGAAACATCCGGCGTGTAATTCGCAACGTTAAATTAGGTAGAAAAGTAGATAGATCGGACAATCCCGGAGAACGCTTTGCCAAAATGGCTAGAGTTGCCCTGGGACAGTCAAAAATGGTTAAAAAGCCATTTGCTGGATTTCTACATATAATTGTATACCTGGGTTTTATTATCATTAATATCGAAGTGCTCGAAATTATAATTGATGGTGTTTTTGGAACCCATAGAATATTATCCTTTTTAGGCTTTGGGTACAATTTTCTAATTGGTTCTTTTGAAATATTGGCACTTATGGTACTTTTGGGCGTAACCATTTTCTGGCTAAGGCGAAATGTGTCCAATATTTACAGGTTCTTGGGCAACGAATTAAAAGGTTGGCCTAAAAACGATGCCAATTACATTCTTTATTTTGAAATGGTCTTGATGATCCTTTTCCTAACCATGAATGCCGCCGATTATCAATTGCAACTAAACGGAGCCGATCATTATGCCCAAAATGCGGGAATTGCAGGTTCTTTTCCCATTAGTCAGTATTTGCTCCCTTGGTTTGAGGGTTTCAGTAATGCTACACTTATTATTATTGAAAGAACCACTTGGTGGTTGCATATAGTTGGAATTCTAATCTTCTTGAATTATTTATACTATTCTAAACACCTTCATATTTTATTGGCCTTCCCTAACGTATATCTTTCAAAATTAACACCACAAGGGAAATTTGATAATCTGGAAGCGGTTACCAACGAAGTGAAGTTGATGATGGATCCAGATGCCGATCCTTACGCAATGCCTGCGGAAGGAGCTGAAGATGAGGCACCTGAGAAGTTTGGAGCATCAGATGTGGTGGATCTTAATCAAGTACAGCTTTTAAACGCATATACCTGTACAGAATGTGGTCGTTGCACCGCAGAATGTCCAGCGAACCAAACCGGCAAAAAATTATCTCCAAGAAAGGTCATGATGGATACCCGGGATAGATTGGAGGAGGTGGGAAACATTATCAATGAAAAAGGAAGTTTCGAGGATGATGGGAAACAACTTTTGGATAATTATATTTTAAGGGAAGAACTTTGGGCATGTACCACGTGCAATGCTTGTGTGGAAGCTTGTCCAATCGGGATAGATCCATTATCCATTATTTTGGATATGAGAAGATATCTGGTAATGGAACAAAGTGCTGCTCCCTTAGATCTCGCAAACGCAATGACCAATATCGAAAATAATGGAGCACCTTGGCCCTACAACCAAATGGACAGATTGAATTGGGCCAATGAGAATTAG